In Zygosaccharomyces rouxii strain CBS732 chromosome F complete sequence, a single window of DNA contains:
- the MCT1 gene encoding [acyl-carrier-protein] S-malonyltransferase (similar to uniprot|Q12283 Saccharomyces cerevisiae YOR221C MCT1 Predicted malonyl-CoA:ACP transferase putative component of a type-II mitochondrial fatty acid synthase that produces intermediates for phospholipid remodeling) has product MKLCTFPGQGTPISIPTLRSVVSRRPVQCPESLLRYVYAHPSNPGSIAVSSALFYQLFAAPLQQQQLLLLGHSLGELTCFWANGMFDIENLFHIANYRNDLMVQCTKRYLQARGINQRFALWALSSPRAQNLPKEVEQLLQELQIDSVSIANANSVKQCVVTGLVSELESLRIELHLKFPRLRITELTNPDGIPFHNSAVLRPTHELLYDYIWKIMKDKGTNLNMQLDHPILCNLDGQLSTVAHRALEKFVRCSSNTVQFTECYDTINNDMSGELDEAICMGPGSVVYNLVRRNCQLKAWEFDSLESIQKYEMSHNT; this is encoded by the coding sequence ATGAAGCTGTGTACTTTTCCAGGTCAAGGTACTCCCATTTCAATTCCTACATTAAGGTCAGTAGTTTCACGAAGACCCGTCCAATGTCCTGAATCGCTTTTAAGGTACGTCTATGCCCATCCCTCAAATCCGGGTTCAATCGCGGTGAGTTCAGCACTCTTCTACCAGCTATTTGCAGCTCCACtgcagcaacagcagctgTTACTTCTAGGACACTCTCTAGGTGAATTGACATGTTTTTGGGCTAATGGGATgtttgatattgaaaatctTTTCCACATTGCAAATTACCGAAACGATTTAATGGTGCAGTGCACGAAAAGGTACTTGCAAGCTCGAGGAATTAACCAGAGATTTGCGCTATGGGCACTTTCATCGCCCAGAGCGCAAAACCTACCGAAGGAAGTAGAGCAACTGTTACAGGAATTGCAAATAGACAGCGTTTCCATCGCCAATGCTAATAGTGTCAAACAATGCGTAGTGACAGGTCTAGTCAGTGAATTGGAGTCGTTGCGGATTGAATTGCATCTAAAATTTCCACGTCTAAGAATCACGGAATTGACAAATCCCGATGGTATCCCCTTCCACAATAGCGCAGTGTTAAGACCTACACACGAATTACTGTACGATTACATTTGGAAAATCATGAAGGATAAAGGAACCAATTTGAATATGCAGTTGGACCATCCGATACTGTGTAACTTGGATGGTCAATTATCCACAGTAGCCCATCGagcattggaaaaatttgttAGATGTAGCAGTAATACGGTTCAATTTACAGAATGTTACGATACGATTAATAATGATATGAGTGGTGAGCTGGATGAAGCCATTTGCATGGGGCCAGGTAGTGTTGTTTACAATTTGGTCAGACGTAATTGTCAATTGAAAGCATGGGAGTTCGACTCGTTAGAATCGATACAAAAATATGAAATGTCACATAATACCTAA
- the ODC2 gene encoding mitochondrial 2-oxodicarboxylate carrier (similar to uniprot|Q03028 Saccharomyces cerevisiae YPL134C ODC1 Mitochondrial inner membrane transporter exports 2-oxoadipate and 2-oxoglutarate from the mitochondrial matrix to the cytosol for use in lysine and glutamate biosynthesis and in lysine catabolism) codes for MSDPAPLPFALQFVAGAVAGISEILVMYPLDVVKTRMQLQLNTVSADERYNGVVDCFRKIIKKEGFSRLYKGITSPVLMEAPKRATKFACNDEFQKFYKRSFGVEKLTQPLSILSGASAGICESLVVVPFELVKIRLQDQNTTFKGPADVVRHICKEEGVLAMYNGLESTMWRHGVWNAGYFGIIFQIRSLLPAAQNKSQKTRNDLLAGAVGGTFGSFCSTPFDVVKSRIQNTAVVPGQMRKYNWTWPSLFTIYAEEGFLALYKGFLPKVLRLGPGGGILLVVFTEVSDMLRNVTNK; via the coding sequence ATGTCAGATCCCGCACCACTTCCCTTTGCACTGCAATTTGTTGCCGGTGCTGTTGCCGGTATTTCAGAAATCCTGGTTATGTACCCGCTGGACGTTGTCAAGACTAGGATGCAACTGCAATTGAACACTGTTTCTGCCGATGAAAGGTATAACGGTGTGGTGGATTGTTTCCGTAAGATCATCAAGAAGGAGGGTTTCTCCCGTCTTTACAAAGGTATTACTTCTCCTGTGTTAATGGAAGCCCCAAAGAGAGCCACAAAATTTGCCtgtaatgatgaatttcagaaattttacaaacgTTCATTCGGTGTTGAAAAGTTGACCCAACCTCTATCCATTTTAAGTGGTGCTTCTGCAGGTATCTGTGAATCGCTTGTGGTGGTGCCatttgaattggttaagaTTCGTCTACAAGATCAAAATACAACTTTCAAAGGTCCAGCTGATGTGGTTAGACACATctgcaaagaagaaggtgtCCTTGCCATGTACAATGGTTTAGAATCAACTATGTGGAGACACGGTGTTTGGAATGCCGGTTACTTTGGTattatctttcaaattagaAGCCTCCTCCCAGCGGCTCAAAATAAATCTCAAAAGACAAGAAACGATTTGCTTGCAGGTGCAGTGGGTGGTACTTTCGGTTCATTCTGTTCTACACCATTTGATGTGGTTAAATCTCGTATTCAAAACACTGCTGTGGTACCTGGTCAAATGAGAAAATACAACTGGACTTGGCCATCGCTTTTCACTATTTATGCAGAAGAGGGATTCTTGGCCCTTTACAAAGGTTTCCTACCAAAGGTGCTCAGATTGGGTCCAGGTGGTGGTATCCTGCTGGTGGTGTTCACCGAAGTTTCCGACATGTTGAGAAACGTCACTAACAAATGA
- the DSC3 gene encoding Dsc3p (similar to uniprot|Q12015 Saccharomyces cerevisiae YOR223W Hypothetical ORF) — MSQEPLLPLYRTAPNSPNRRVIVIRFSDVNIRDLEIDITDVPYREVTTRWLRQKCRELRPQETDSRRLKFIRSGALLNSHADLSSELSRHFIRQDAASNGNDSNRDQSRSKFYIHCIVGTERLERDQLLNEDAMDDAGPSREGVTTQAVGFDRLRAVGFTDEEIELLRQQFRATYGDLETEPNRDGDDNDIRQLEEQWMESGTERPGEAVYEDERFNAMPTSNFRHNRDLLVGICVGFFLGLFGLLLMKTEGLFSKRQKMAIVAGVMVNVMFNAVRGF; from the coding sequence ATGTCACAAGAGCCGCTTTTACCACTATATAGGACAGCACCAAATAGTCCAAATCGTCGAGTTATCGTAATAAGATTTTCAGATGTTAATATTAGAGATTTAGAAATTGACATTACAGATGTACCATATAGGGAGGTTACAACCCGTTGGCTACGGCAGAAATGCAGGGAACTGAGGCCACAAGAAACTGACAGTAGAAGGTTAAAATTTATTAGAAGTGGTGCACTTTTAAATTCTCATGCCGACCTTTCGAGTGAATTGAGTAGACATTTTATTCGACAAGATGCGGCTTCTAATGGTAACGACAGTAATAGGGATCAATCAAGGAGCAAGTTTTACATCCATTGTATTGTAGGTACAGAACGTCTGGAACGTGATCAATTACTCAATGAAGATGCCATGGATGATGCGGGACCCTCGAGAGAAGGTGTAACTACACAAGCCGTTGGATTCGATCGTTTGAGAGCTGTTGGATTCacagatgaagagattgaaCTACTTAGACAACAGTTTAGAGCTACTTATGGTGATTTAGAAACAGAACCAAACCGTGACGGTGATGACAACGATATTAGACAATTGGAAGAACAATGGATGGAAAGTGGTACCGAAAGACCCGGTGAAGCCGTTTACGAAGATGAAAGGTTTAATGCAATGCCAACATCAAATTTCAGACACAATCGCGACCTTTTGGTCGGGATTTGTGTAGGTTTTTTTCTAGGGTTATTTGGATTATTGCTCATGAAAACTGAAGGCTTGTTTAGTAAAAGGCAAAAGATGGCAATTGTTGCAGGAGTTATGGTTAATGTAATGTTCAACGCAGTCAGAgggttttga
- the RPB8 gene encoding DNA-directed RNA polymerase core subunit RPB8 (highly similar to gnl|GLV|CAGL0J04070g Candida glabrata CAGL0J04070g and similar to YOR224C uniprot|P20436 Saccharomyces cerevisiae RPB8 RNA polymerase subunit ABC14.5 common to RNA polymerases I II and III), whose amino-acid sequence MSNTLFDDVFLVADVDPGKYNRVARIEATSTTQEHCKLALDVNTDLFPVQTGEQVTATIASSLELEKNVNDPSATRSWRPPQPGERSLADDYDYVMHGTAYRFEEVSNDLIAVYYSFGGLLMRLEGNYRSLNNLKQENAFLLLRR is encoded by the coding sequence ATGTCTAACACTCTCTTTGACGACGTCTTTTTAGTAGCAGATGTTGATCCTGGTAAATACAACCGTGTAGCGCGTATTGAAGCTACTTCTACTACACAAGAACATTGCAAATTGGCACTAGATGTGAATACGGATCTTTTCCCCGTGCAAACCGGCGAACAAGTTACAGCTACTATCGCATCCTCTTTGGAACTAGAGAAAAACGTCAATGATCCATCTGCAACTCGTTCCTGGAGACCTCCACAACCTGGTGAAAGATCTTTAGCTGATGATTACGACTACGTGATGCATGGTACCGCGTACCGTTTTGAGGAAGTCAGTAATGATCTAATCGCAGTTTACTATTCATTCGGTGGTCTTTTAATGAGATTGGAAGGAAATTACCGTAGTTTAAACAATTTAAAGCAAGAGAATGCATTCCTTTTACTTCGTcgttaa
- the ISU2 gene encoding putative iron-binding protein ISU2 (similar to uniprot|Q03020 Saccharomyces cerevisiae YPL135W ISU1 Conserved protein of the mitochondrial matrix), translated as MFKTGFTTGLRTINASTLRTARAINAPRLTPAFSAVTTRFYHPKVIDHYTNPRNVGSMDKTLETVGTGLVGAPACGDVMKLQIQVGEDGTIEDVRFKTFGCGSAIASSSYMTELVRGKSLEEAAKIRNTEIAKELSLPPVKLHCSMLAEDAIKAAIKDYHSKRTKGTVLGGGAKSQETVATA; from the coding sequence ATGTTTAAGACAGGATTCACAACAGGACTAAGAACCATCAACGCTAGCACTCTCCGTACTGCACGTGCTATTAATGCTCCCAGATTAACACCTGCTTTTTCAGCAGTCACAACAAGATTTTACCATCCAAAGGTCATTGATCATTACAcaaatccaagaaatgTTGGTTCAATGGATAAAACCCTAGAAACCGTAGGCACTGGTTTAGTGGGCGCACCAGCATGTGGTGATGTTATGAAACTACAGATTCAAGTTGGTGAAGACGGTACCATCGAAGATGTGAGGTTTAAGACCTTTGGTTGTGGTTCTGCCATTGCATCTTCCAGTTATATGACAGAACTAGTAAGAGGTAAGTCATTAGAGGAGGCTGCAAAGATTAGAAACACTGAAATTGCTAAGGAATTGTCTTTGCCTCCTGTGAAGCTGCACTGTTCGATGTTAGCCGAAGATGCTATCAAGGCAGCAATTAAGGATTACCATTCCAAGAGAACTAAGGGTACCGTTTTAGGAGGTGGTGCCAAGAGCCAGGAGACTGTCGCTACGGCTTAA
- the HER1 gene encoding Her1p (similar to uniprot|Q03016 Saccharomyces cerevisiae YPL137C Hypothetical ORF) has protein sequence MEGLKPYSGVDVPVDWLYRGKKLSTKPSLSRSNSNPVVSQRTRSNGSVKDTTHEDDALDFEGGPPASAPMPKRRTKQDEQRQIQGQQQQQQQQQQQRRGRSVSVSSNDFRKNEVLGERSKKSLFGSIFHRGSHTSGSVPNSRMSSPNSSAVGSPELKPQVARTTPDKMSLAPPPKAKPVDPLEKLSKVPMKRVSFAVDKFSNDPPQQLPSRRPRPGNVMVPEDMVSEAPAISLGITNNGASAAREPRYTKDSREYKLALENQKRLLKESAKHQQEAHMAAKHMEHEVTSLKNGHPFHSGLSFFGNGARPKTHEKEKDTETELDARVAKLSIDKPIHVNEHPFQSEGEGTGYISDEDKEITLDVVYTRCCHLREILPIPSTLRQVTGKSAPLQVLKFLNPRPTLIDILSFCDFISVVPINTVVFDKVSLTPEMFQVVMVSLVHSKALEKLSLRNVVINREGWRLLCKFLMINKSITKLNISQTRIRSASDESKNRDQMDWPLFSQVLRKRRGRPLEELLLNGVRFDKLPSEHFCQLITAFAEQPGLQTGIRLGVAASEINLECMKFLLSWMSKYNVQGVDLGYNDLSAFVKVIANKLSSLNYDRLEYFTLNSSCLSSGNDLGLLLKYLATLPRLKFLDISNLPQCFPEALTFLHKYLPKFPQLSRIHVDSDNLSFKNLSLLCTIFPKCRSLNHVSIQGQALTEPKDPESSEEVSQFTKNALAANLLALVKNSPNLVNLDVDYDEVPDAIRSRIALTLMHNMNKNMDSNFQIDDLSKQDELLFDGSLLAETAETILDRLDKKSYVETDATKRYLTKKYFEQTQHVHSKVQTTIDKMFDRKKYGELPLKEKENLLRLVLLEKNLANVLDIFAGLPDLSKLAKSQNLKLQIPQPYLKHVGSEDILESPVAAFENPENAIRPHLMASDSGKTIDVATGKPVLFKKSSTTSLHSKRQEQEEGELHKWGFYVQQRNAIYPESDLSHEARNGANANEPPVVPTPAPSARPGFSSPAKRRVLPKIPSGSELREAIIKAKGIDSINDLINDVEEDRSTLENIYGRPFDIGDPNNPSNGAADSKNVVTPSAAPSTNSHGPPHDVNMASEDDTVQETYEKLLNNYSKERTPK, from the coding sequence ATGGAGGGATTGAAACCTTATAGTGGCGTTGATGTTCCTGTTGACTGGTTGTATAGGGGTAAGAAACTATCAACTAAACCAAGTCTCTCAAGAAGTAATAGTAATCCTGTCGTCTCCCAAAGAACACGGTCTAATGGTAGTGTAAAAGATACAACACATGAGGACGATGCGTTGGATTTTGAAGGGGGACCTCCAGCAAGTGCTCCCATGCCAAAGCGAAGAACTAAACAAGACGAACAACGACAAATTCAAGgacagcagcagcagcagcagcagcaacagcagcaacgACGTGGTAGATCTGTCTCTGTTTCTTCTAATGATTTTAGGAAAAATGAAGTTCTGGGAGAAAGATCAAAAAAATCACTGTTTGGATCAATTTTCCATCGTGGTTCACATACTTCAGGTTCAGTTCCGAATTCAAGGATGAGTTCACCTAATTCATCAGCTGTAGGTTCACCTGAGCTGAAACCTCAGGTAGCTCGTACGACACCTGATAAAATGTCGTTAGCTCCGCCTCCAAAGGCTAAACCTGTAGATCCATTAGAAAAGCTTTCTAAAGTACCTATGAAGCGAGTGTCATTTGCCGTTGATAAATTCAGCAATGATCCTCCTCAACAGCTGCCCTCGAGACGTCCTAGACCAGGGAACGTTATGGTTCCCGAGGATATGGTTTCAGAAGCACCCGCCATTTCATTGGGAATTACAAACAACGGAGCATCAGCTGCAAGGGAGCCTAGGTACACCAAGGATTCACGAGAGTACAAACTGGCGTTAGAAAATCAGAAAAGATTACTGAAAGAATCCGCGAAGCACCAACAAGAAGCACACATGGCGGCAAAACATATGGAACATGAAGTcacatctttgaaaaatggcCATCCATTTCATTCTGGCTTAAGTTtttttggtaatggtgCAAGACCCAAGACTcatgaaaaggaaaaagacACTGAAACTGAATTGGATGCTCGTGTTGCGAAACTATCCATCGACAAGCCGATTCATGTCAATGAACATCCTTTCCAAAGTGAAGGTGAAGGAACTGGTTATATTTCAGATGAGGACAAGGAGATTACATTAGATGTGGTTTATACGAGGTGTTGTCATCTGCGAGAGATTTTACCAATTCCTTCTACCCTGAGACAAGTCACAGGTAAGAGTGCTCCACTGCAGgttctaaaatttttgaatccTCGACCTACTCTGATTGATATACTATCATTTTGTGATTTCATATCTGTTGTACCAATCAATACTGTGGTCTTTGATAAAGTTTCTTTGACCCCAGAAATGTTTCAGGTTGTAATGGTTTCACTGGTACACTCAAAGGCTCTGGAAAAATTAAGCTTAAGAAATGTCGTCATCAATAGGGAAGGCTGGCGCTTGCTCTGTAAATTTCTCATGATTAACAAATCCATTACCAAATTGAATATCTCACAAACGAGAATAAGATCAGCTTCGGATGAATCTAAAAACAGAGATCAAATGGATTGGCCGCTTTTCTCTCAAGTATTGAGGAAAAGAAGGGGTAGacctttggaagaattattgTTGAACGGTGTACGATTTGACAAGTTACCTTCCGAACATTTCTGCCAACTGATCACTGCATTCGCTGAACAACCAGGTCTACAGACAGGTATAAGATTAGGAGTTGCAGCATCAGAAATAAATTTGGAATGTATGAAGTTTTTACTCTCATGGATGTCGAAATATAACGTGCAAGGTGTGGACCTGGGCTATAACGACCTTTCAGCGTTTGTTAAGGTCATTGCTAACAAATTGTCTTCATTAAATTATGACCGACTGGAATATTTTACATTGAATAGCAGTTGCTTATCGTCGGGGAATGATTTAGGACTattgttgaaatatttggcaACTTTGCCGCGcttaaaatttttagaCATAAGCAATCTGCCACAGTGCTTCCCAGAGGCATTGACTTTCTTACACAAGTATTTGCCTAAATTCCCCCAGTTAAGCAGAATACATGTGGACAGTGATAACTTGTCGTTCAAGAATTTATCACTTTTATGCACGATTTTCCCCAAATGTCGTTCTTTGAATCACGTTTCAATACAGGGTCAAGCATTAACGGAACCAAAAGATCCAGAATCTTCGGAAGAAGTTTCGcaatttacaaagaatGCGTTGGCGGCAAACTTGCTGGCTCTCGTCAAGAATTCTCCcaatttggtcaatttggATGTGGATTACGACGAAGTGCCTGACGCGATTAGATCTAGAATTGCACTTACTTTAATGCATAACATGAATAAGAATATGGATTCGAATTTCCAAATCGATGATCTATCGAAACAAGATGAGCTACTATTTGATGGTTCTTTGTTAGCGGAAACTGCAGAAACCATTTTGGACCGTCTCGATAAGAAATCATATGTGGAGACAGATGCTACCAAGAGGTACCTAACCAAGAAATACTTTGAACAGACTCAACACGTTCACAGTAAAGTTCAGACTACTATCGACAAAATGTTCGATAGGAAGAAATATGGTGAATTGccattgaaagaaaaggaaaatttgTTGAGATTAGTGTTACTGGAGAAAAATCTGGCCAATGTGTTGGATATCTTTGCAGGTTTACCGGATTTATCCAAACTTGCGAAATCTCAAAACTTAAAACTGCAAATTCCACAGCCTTATTTGAAACATGTTGGTTCCGAAGATATCTTAGAGAGTCCTGTTGCTGCATTTGAAAATCCAGAAAACGCTATTAGACCTCATTTGATGGCTTCAGATTCGGGTAAAACAATTGATGTTGCTACTGGTAAACCAGTTCTCTTCAAGAAAAGTTCAACTACGTCCTTGCACTCCAAGagacaagaacaagaagaaggtgaattgCATAAATGGGGGTTCTACGTGCAACAACGTAATGCTATATATCCAGAAAGTGATTTGAGTCATGAAGCTCGAAATGGCGCCAATGCGAATGAACCACCAGTGGTGCCAACACCTGCACCATCTGCAAGACCAGGTTTCTCTTCTCCCGCCAAGAGAAGAGTTTTACCGAAGATCCCATCTGGTTCAGAATTGAGAGAAGCAATTATTAAGGCTAAAGGTATTGATTCCATTAATGATTTAATCAATGATGTAGAAGAAGATCGGTCcactttggaaaacattTATGGTAGGCCATTCGATATTGGAGATCCTAATAATCCATCGAATGGTGCTGCagattcaaagaatgtAGTTACACCCTCTGCAGCACCTTCAACAAATTCTCATGGACCTCCCCATGATGTGAATATGGCGAGTGAGGATGATACGGTACAAGAGACCTATGAAAAGCTGCTGAACAATTATTCCAAAGAACGGACCCCTAAATAA
- the MCP1 gene encoding Mcp1p (similar to Q12106 YOR228C uniprot|Q12106 Saccharomyces cerevisiae Hypothetical ORF) has product MTLQSVSPEPIDSSSLNDDALKSQDEPVGIPLFPISKKWVSVSLRKVQYFSTFPMSLYFPLHGINTLLVPPISAGSAPDDVLMMVRELLPSFTTKLLVTSLCLHFGSGLILRIWHWINNYYAKPRSKSKKHSPTKTDVHFQLQDESERVSQRVIGLTGGLSGYFTGFKKSFSLPPQILSGYILAPLLTYHLYVMKLIPDELKTDVDFNYVKWILQNPNWQVKWIGGIIPITLLIGSGTYHIFAGMCQYMGVKKLSSRRKWSNVITVVIASGIFGLYRLGKHLAPFVGSAEYEKVFQKIYLL; this is encoded by the coding sequence ATGACGTTGCAAAGCGTCTCACCCGAACCAATTGATAGCTCAAGTTTGAATGACGATGCGTTGAAATCTCAAGATGAACCTGTTGGTATACCTCTTTTCCCCATATCCAAGAAATGGGTTTCTGTATCCCTGCGCAAGGTTCAATACTTCTCTACTTTCCCCATGTCTCTCTATTTCCCACTACATGGTATCAACACTCTTTTAGTGCCTCCAATTTCTGCTGGTTCAGCCCCTGACGATGTGCTAATGATGGTTAGAGAGTTATTACCATCCTTCACAACTAAGTTACTGGTTACATCACTCTGTCTACATTTTGGTAGTGGATTAATCCTACGAATTTGGCATTGGATCAACAATTATTATGCAAAACCTAGATCCAAAAGCAAGAAGCATTCTCCTACCAAAACTGATGTTCATTTCCAATTACAGGATGAATCTGAGCGGGTTTCTCAAAGGGTCATTGGACTCACGGGTGGACTTTCAGGATATTTCACTGGTTTTAAGAAGAGCTTTAGCCTCCCACCACAAATCTTGTCTGGTTACATATTGGCTCCTCTATTAACGTATCATCTATatgtgatgaaattgattccaGATGAATTAAAGACAGATGTTGATTTTAATTACGTTAAATGGATATTGCAGAATCCCAATTGGCAAGTGAAATGGATCGGAGGAATTATTCCCATAACATTGTTAATTGGATCCGGTACTTATCACATATTCGCGGGAATGTGCCAGTATATGGGCGTCAAAAAACTTTCAAGTAGACGGAAATGGTCTAATGTAATTACTGTGGTAATCGCCAGCGGTATCTTTGGATTATACAGATTGGGAAAGCATTTAGCACCCTTTGTGGGCTCAGCAGAATACGAAAAGGTCTTCCAGAAAATATACTTATTATAA